Proteins from a single region of Neodiprion virginianus isolate iyNeoVirg1 chromosome 4, iyNeoVirg1.1, whole genome shotgun sequence:
- the LOC124303643 gene encoding phospholipase A1-like, with amino-acid sequence MLQSIWFLYFCMPFVAAVTNCSYTPCNDCSESVVDYPRQFFEMFFPSYLNRSVMPLTAIRAKPSELANISLRLYKGTTLDNYVEELVSNAVNLLNYLNSSKPTVMYVSGWTETPESSSVLAVVGAYLKRCDHNVVLANYQDIATRSYPFAALSVPGVGYTLAQAFNELVKNGLDSSTLHVVSHSLGSQVSGFFGKCVDFIVPRITGLDPAGPGFDMMNENLASGDARFVDIIHTDAGIYGTASNRGDANFYPNGGNRFQPGCKFSLPYSDNGRVSQLLPRDETSLYSPTNILLSDFCSHHRSWQYFTESLESEDAFVGQKSKSYRSFKSGFSWGVVAVMGYGTPTTANGKFYLQTNSAFPYGRRYKGLTYDALF; translated from the exons ATGTTGCAGTCAATCTGGTTCCTCTATTTCTGTATGCCGTTCGTTGCGGCAGTTACGAATTGCTCCTACACACCTTGCAACGACTGCAGTGAATCTGTGGTCGATTATCCACGACAATTTTTCGAGATGTTTTTTCCATCATATCTCAATCGTTCTGTGATGCCTCTTACTGCAATTCGAGCGAAGCCGAGTGAACTGGCGAACATTTCACTCCGCCTTTACAAAGG AACAACCTTGGATAATTACGTGGAAGAGTTGGTTAGTAATGCGGTGAATCTCTTAAACTATCTCAATAGTAGCAAACCGACAGTTATGTATGTTTCTGGCTGGACCGAGACTCCAGAGTCTAGCAGTGTTCTGGCTGTCGTTGGTG CATACTTGAAGCGGTGCGATCACAATGTCGTACTCGCAAACTACCAGGATATCGCAACAAGGTCGTATCCCTTTGCCGCGCTGAGCGTTCCTGGAGTCGGTTACACCCTGGCGCAAGCATTTAACGAGCTGGTGAAAAACGGCCTGGATTCTTCGACGCTCCACGTGGTGAGCCATTCGCTCGGAAGTCAGGTCAGCGGGTTTTTCGGAAAATGCGTCGACTTCATCGTGCCAAGGATCACAG GCTTGGATCCAGCCGGTCCCGGGTTTGACATGATGAACGAGAACCTGGCATCTGGTGACGCCAGGTTCGTTGACATAATTCACACGGACGCTGGAATCTACGGCACTGCAAGTAACAGGGGGGATGCCAACTTTTACCCGAACGGTGGTAATCGTTTTCAGCCTGGATGCAAATTTAGTCTGCCATACAGCGATAATGGTAGAGTATCACAGTTACTACCCCGAGATGAAACTTCACTGTATTCGCCTACAAATATTCTGCTTTCAGACTTCTGCAGTCATCACAGATCCTGGCAATACTTCACCGAGTCGCTTGAATCAGAAGATGCCTTCGTCGGACAGAAATCCAAATCATATCGGAGTTTCAAGTCAGGTTTTAGCTGGGGTGTAGTCGCAGTCATGGGATATGGAACGCCAACAACAGC GAACGGAAAATTCTATCTTCAAACCAATAGCGCGTTTCCGTATGGTCGAAGGTACAAGGGCTTGACGTACGACGCGTTGTTTTAG
- the LOC124303647 gene encoding phospholipase A1 member A-like isoform X2 — protein sequence MSKIFNGSKPNIVFIFIVQFLALRFTPAEGMTENELARISLRVYAGETINNKYYDVPIGETRNLALKLDAAKPTVLYLHGFQENLERESVRTIVGAYLKRGDHNVIAVNYAEIANGTYIQAVESAEAVGKKLAIALRQLIAGVLDPKLIHIVGYSLGAQVAAYINKYAVVFKVQRLTALDPIGPAFLAVAKRITSADAKFVDVIHTDAFIYGNGYASGGADFWPNNGLRVQPGCPLQYEKGSEEDFCSHQRSWQYYAESVENPKAFMAAKSVTWTKFLGSAHKKQDLVPMGLATPSGTTGLFYLKTNQQSPFGMEENGVKLADFFNVVQTDGARTLQK from the exons atgtcgaaaatttttaacgggAGCAAACCGAACATCGTGTTCATTTTTATCGTACAATTTCTCGCTCTTCGTTTCACCCCGG CCGAAGGCATGACCGAAAATGAGCTTGCCAGAATATCTCTGCGTGTTTATGCGGG GGAAACTATTAACAACAAATATTATGACGTACCTATTGGGGAAACACGTAATCTGGCATTGAAATTAGACGCTGCGAAGCCAACCGTTTTATACCTTCACGGTTTTCAAGAAAACCTCGAACGGGAAAGCGTTCGCACTATTGTTGGTG CTTACCTGAAACGCGGTGATCACAACGTGATCGCGGTGAATTACGCCGAAATAGCAAACGGAACTTACATTCAGGCCGTCGAGAGTGCCGAAGCGGTTGGAAAGAAATTGGCAATTGCTCTGCGCCAATTGATTGCGGGTGTTCTGGACCCGAAGCTAATTCACATCGTGGGCTATTCGCTGGGTGCTCAAGTGGCCGCATACATAAACAAATACGCCGTGGTATTCAAGGTGCAGCGACTAACGG CTCTGGATCCCATCGGACCCGCATTTCTCGCTGTTGCTAAGCGAATCACGTCAGCCGATGCGAAATTCGTCGACGTTATTCACACCGACGCCTTCATTTACGGCAACGGCTACGCATCCGGCGGTGCAGATTTTTGGCCCAATAATGGCCTGCGTGTTCAGCCAGGATGTCCACTACAGTACGAAAAAGGCAGCGAGGAAG atttttgCAGCCATCAAAGATCATGGCAATACTACGCGGAATCGGTTGAAAACCCGAAAGCATTTATGGCGGCAAAATCCGTCACATGGACGAAATTTTTAGGGAGCGCACACAAGAAACAGGATCTTGTTCCTATGGGATTGGCGACGCCTTCCGGCAC GACcggattattttatttaaaaacgaaCCAACAGTCGCCCTTTGGAATGGAAGAAAACGGCGTCAAGTTAGCCGAC tttttcaacgTAGTGCAAACTGACGGAGCGAGGACAttgcagaaatga
- the LOC124303647 gene encoding phospholipase A1 member A-like isoform X1, with protein sequence MSKIFNGSKPNIVFIFIVQFLALRFTPAEGMTENELARISLRVYAGETINNKYYDVPIGETRNLALKLDAAKPTVLYLHGFQENLERESVRTIVGAYLKRGDHNVIAVNYAEIANGTYIQAVESAEAVGKKLAIALRQLIAGVLDPKLIHIVGYSLGAQVAAYINKYAVVFKVQRLTALDPIGPAFLAVAKRITSADAKFVDVIHTDAFIYGNGYASGGADFWPNNGLRVQPGCPLQYEKGSEEDFCSHQRSWQYYAESVENPKAFMAAKSVTWTKFLGSAHKKQDLVPMGLATPSGTTGLFYLKTNQQSPFGMEENGVKLADVSKVFTHLHGYNKTIRKL encoded by the exons atgtcgaaaatttttaacgggAGCAAACCGAACATCGTGTTCATTTTTATCGTACAATTTCTCGCTCTTCGTTTCACCCCGG CCGAAGGCATGACCGAAAATGAGCTTGCCAGAATATCTCTGCGTGTTTATGCGGG GGAAACTATTAACAACAAATATTATGACGTACCTATTGGGGAAACACGTAATCTGGCATTGAAATTAGACGCTGCGAAGCCAACCGTTTTATACCTTCACGGTTTTCAAGAAAACCTCGAACGGGAAAGCGTTCGCACTATTGTTGGTG CTTACCTGAAACGCGGTGATCACAACGTGATCGCGGTGAATTACGCCGAAATAGCAAACGGAACTTACATTCAGGCCGTCGAGAGTGCCGAAGCGGTTGGAAAGAAATTGGCAATTGCTCTGCGCCAATTGATTGCGGGTGTTCTGGACCCGAAGCTAATTCACATCGTGGGCTATTCGCTGGGTGCTCAAGTGGCCGCATACATAAACAAATACGCCGTGGTATTCAAGGTGCAGCGACTAACGG CTCTGGATCCCATCGGACCCGCATTTCTCGCTGTTGCTAAGCGAATCACGTCAGCCGATGCGAAATTCGTCGACGTTATTCACACCGACGCCTTCATTTACGGCAACGGCTACGCATCCGGCGGTGCAGATTTTTGGCCCAATAATGGCCTGCGTGTTCAGCCAGGATGTCCACTACAGTACGAAAAAGGCAGCGAGGAAG atttttgCAGCCATCAAAGATCATGGCAATACTACGCGGAATCGGTTGAAAACCCGAAAGCATTTATGGCGGCAAAATCCGTCACATGGACGAAATTTTTAGGGAGCGCACACAAGAAACAGGATCTTGTTCCTATGGGATTGGCGACGCCTTCCGGCAC GACcggattattttatttaaaaacgaaCCAACAGTCGCCCTTTGGAATGGAAGAAAACGGCGTCAAGTTAGCCGACGTTAGTAAAGTTTTCACGCATTTGCATGGTTATAATAAAACAATACGCAAATTATAA
- the LOC124303645 gene encoding pancreatic lipase-related protein 3-like isoform X4 has translation MVGNAADLLAKMDLNKSTVVFIFGWFGTTNWKNSQAVVTAYLERRDHNVLMLNWANIADKEYLYAARSIPGVGYTLATALNEWVTAGLNSSSIHLVGHSLGAHVCGYAGRYVNFTLPRIVGLEPAGPFFYTVLERLKPSDAEFVEVIHTDAGVLGMDLEVGHVDFYPNGGTSLQPGCLIAYTCSHVRSCLFYAESVRNEDAFIGRACDSNSKFKIGSCNFNGLSVMGYATPTTTRGKFYLQTNFASPYGLGVEGTTYDDSSNLLVSTIQSLMEVAASKDLIEAVSVPSTQRS, from the exons ATGGTGGGCAATGCTGCGGACTTGCTGGCCAAAATGGACTTGAACAAGTCGACCGTTGTGTTTATCTTCGGTTGGTTCGGAACTACAAATTGGAAAAACTCCCAAGCCGTAGTCACTG CATATCTCGAACGACGGGATCACAATGTTCTGATGTTAAACTGGGCGAACATCGCTGACAAAGAATACCTCTACGCTGCTCGAAGCATTCCTGGTGTCGGCTACACTTTGGCCACAGCCCTCAATGAGTGGGTGACGGCCGGTCTGAACTCGTCCTCTATTCACCTGGTAGGCCATTCGTTGGGAGCCCACGTCTGTGGGTATGCTGGACGATACGTGAATTTCACTCTGCCTCGAATCGTAG GGTTAGAACCCGCGGGACCATTTTTCTATACCGTCTTGGAGCGTCTGAAGCCCAGCGATGCTGAATTCGTCGAAGTTATCCATACGGATGCGGGAGTCCTTGGTATGGACTTGGAAGTGGGGCATGTCGACTTTTATCCCAATGGCGGTACCAGCTTACAGCCTGGATGTTTGATAGCTT ATACCTGCAGTCACGTCAGATCCTGTCTTTTCTATGCCGAATCAGTGCGAAATGAGGACGCATTTATCGGTCGCGCCTGTgattcaaattcgaaattcaagaTAGGTTCATGCAATTTCAATGGTTTATCGGTAATGGGTTACGCCACACCGACCACCAC aagGGGCAAGTTTTACCTTCAGACGAACTTTGCTTCCCCCTACGGTCTAGGCGTGGAGGGTACGACGTACGATGATTCGTCGAATCTACTAGTATCAACTATTCAAAGTCTGATGGAGGTGGCGGCATCCAAAGATTTGATCGAGGCTGTTTCTGTTCCCTCGACTCAACGATCATAG
- the LOC124303653 gene encoding pancreatic triacylglycerol lipase-like produces MQSTWLLYFCLPLVAAVSNCSYTPCDDCTIRATPSELANISLRFYTGTTLDNYVEELVGNAVNLLNYLNSSKPTLLYISGWTETPESNSVISVLGAYSKRNDHNVILANYEDIATRSYPFAALSVPGVGYTLAQAFNELVENALDSSTLHVVSHSLGSQISGFFGKCASFSVPRITGLDPAGPGFNLLIENLGSGDAEFIDIIHTDAGVYGTIISSGDVNFFPNGGTRLQPGCNLSVPFSDDDFCSHHRSWQYFTESLESEDAFVGRECSSYSNFTSGLCDSNTTIVMGFATPTTATGKFYLQTNGASPYGRENAGLTYDSSI; encoded by the exons ATGCAGTCAACTTGGCTCCTCTACTTCTGTCTGCCGTTGGTTGCAGCGGTTAGCAATTGCTCCTACACGCCATGCGACGACTGTA CCATTCGAGCGACACCGAGTGAATTGGCGAACATTTCACTCCGCTTTTATACAGG AACAACCTTGGATAATTACGTGGAAGAGTTGGTTGGTAATGCGGTGAATCTCTTAAACTATCTCAATAGTAGCAAACCGACACTTCTGTATATTTCTGGCTGGACCGAGACTCCAGAGTCTAACAGTGTTATATCTGTCCTTGGTG CATACTCGAAGCGGAACGATCACAATGTCATACTCGCAAACTACGAGGATATCGCAACAAGGTCGTATCCCTTTGCTGCACTGAGCGTTCCTGGGGTCGGTTACACCCTGGCGCAAGCATTCAACGAGCTGGTGGAAAATGCCCTGGATTCTTCGACGCTCCACGTGGTGAGCCATTCGCTCGGGAGTCAGATCAGCGGGTTTTTTGGAAAATGCGCCAGTTTCTCTGTGCCGAGAATCACAG GCTTGGATCCCGCCGGTCCCGGATTTAACTTGTTAATCGAGAACCTGGGTTCTGGCGACGCTGAGTTCATTGACATAATTCACACGGACGCCGGAGTATACGGAACCATAATCAGCTCGGGGGATGTCAACTTTTTCCCGAATGGTGGTACGCGCCTTCAGCCTGGATGCAACCTTAGTGTGCCGTTCAGCGATGATG ACTTCTGCAGTCATCACAGATCCTGGCAATACTTCACCGAGTCGCTTGAATCAGAAGATGCCTTCGTTGGACGGGAATGCAGCTCATACTCGAACTTCACGTCGGGCTTGTGCGACTCGAATACAACCATAGTCATGGGATTCGCAACGCCAACAACAGC GACCGGAAAATTCTATCTTCAAACCAACGGCGCATCTCCGTATGGTCGAGAAAATGCTGGTCTGACGTACGACTCTTCGATTTAA
- the LOC124303647 gene encoding phospholipase A1 member A-like isoform X3, protein MTENELARISLRVYAGETINNKYYDVPIGETRNLALKLDAAKPTVLYLHGFQENLERESVRTIVGAYLKRGDHNVIAVNYAEIANGTYIQAVESAEAVGKKLAIALRQLIAGVLDPKLIHIVGYSLGAQVAAYINKYAVVFKVQRLTALDPIGPAFLAVAKRITSADAKFVDVIHTDAFIYGNGYASGGADFWPNNGLRVQPGCPLQYEKGSEEDFCSHQRSWQYYAESVENPKAFMAAKSVTWTKFLGSAHKKQDLVPMGLATPSGTTGLFYLKTNQQSPFGMEENGVKLADVSKVFTHLHGYNKTIRKL, encoded by the exons ATGACCGAAAATGAGCTTGCCAGAATATCTCTGCGTGTTTATGCGGG GGAAACTATTAACAACAAATATTATGACGTACCTATTGGGGAAACACGTAATCTGGCATTGAAATTAGACGCTGCGAAGCCAACCGTTTTATACCTTCACGGTTTTCAAGAAAACCTCGAACGGGAAAGCGTTCGCACTATTGTTGGTG CTTACCTGAAACGCGGTGATCACAACGTGATCGCGGTGAATTACGCCGAAATAGCAAACGGAACTTACATTCAGGCCGTCGAGAGTGCCGAAGCGGTTGGAAAGAAATTGGCAATTGCTCTGCGCCAATTGATTGCGGGTGTTCTGGACCCGAAGCTAATTCACATCGTGGGCTATTCGCTGGGTGCTCAAGTGGCCGCATACATAAACAAATACGCCGTGGTATTCAAGGTGCAGCGACTAACGG CTCTGGATCCCATCGGACCCGCATTTCTCGCTGTTGCTAAGCGAATCACGTCAGCCGATGCGAAATTCGTCGACGTTATTCACACCGACGCCTTCATTTACGGCAACGGCTACGCATCCGGCGGTGCAGATTTTTGGCCCAATAATGGCCTGCGTGTTCAGCCAGGATGTCCACTACAGTACGAAAAAGGCAGCGAGGAAG atttttgCAGCCATCAAAGATCATGGCAATACTACGCGGAATCGGTTGAAAACCCGAAAGCATTTATGGCGGCAAAATCCGTCACATGGACGAAATTTTTAGGGAGCGCACACAAGAAACAGGATCTTGTTCCTATGGGATTGGCGACGCCTTCCGGCAC GACcggattattttatttaaaaacgaaCCAACAGTCGCCCTTTGGAATGGAAGAAAACGGCGTCAAGTTAGCCGACGTTAGTAAAGTTTTCACGCATTTGCATGGTTATAATAAAACAATACGCAAATTATAA
- the LOC124303645 gene encoding pancreatic lipase-related protein 3-like isoform X1: MRGFLCLLFLGLPFVMAAQSEYEPCKACIYQATLAELSGVKLRLYTCDDLDTFTEVMVGNAADLLAKMDLNKSTVVFIFGWFGTTNWKNSQAVVTAYLERRDHNVLMLNWANIADKEYLYAARSIPGVGYTLATALNEWVTAGLNSSSIHLVGHSLGAHVCGYAGRYVNFTLPRIVGLEPAGPFFYTVLERLKPSDAEFVEVIHTDAGVLGMDLEVGHVDFYPNGGTSLQPGCLIAYTCSHVRSCLFYAESVRNEDAFIGRACDSNSKFKIGSCNFNGLSVMGYATPTTTRGKFYLQTNFASPYGLGVEGTTYDDSSNLLVSTIQSLMEVAASKDLIEAVSVPSTQRS; encoded by the exons ATGAGGGGATTTTTGTGTCTACTGTTCTTGGGTCTACCGTTTGTCATGGCAGCACAATCAGAGTACGAGCCCTGCAAAGCTTGCA tTTACCAAGCTACGCTGGCTGAATTGTCAGGTGTCAAACTGCGGCTGTACACATG TGATGACCTCGACACGTTCACAGAGGTAATGGTGGGCAATGCTGCGGACTTGCTGGCCAAAATGGACTTGAACAAGTCGACCGTTGTGTTTATCTTCGGTTGGTTCGGAACTACAAATTGGAAAAACTCCCAAGCCGTAGTCACTG CATATCTCGAACGACGGGATCACAATGTTCTGATGTTAAACTGGGCGAACATCGCTGACAAAGAATACCTCTACGCTGCTCGAAGCATTCCTGGTGTCGGCTACACTTTGGCCACAGCCCTCAATGAGTGGGTGACGGCCGGTCTGAACTCGTCCTCTATTCACCTGGTAGGCCATTCGTTGGGAGCCCACGTCTGTGGGTATGCTGGACGATACGTGAATTTCACTCTGCCTCGAATCGTAG GGTTAGAACCCGCGGGACCATTTTTCTATACCGTCTTGGAGCGTCTGAAGCCCAGCGATGCTGAATTCGTCGAAGTTATCCATACGGATGCGGGAGTCCTTGGTATGGACTTGGAAGTGGGGCATGTCGACTTTTATCCCAATGGCGGTACCAGCTTACAGCCTGGATGTTTGATAGCTT ATACCTGCAGTCACGTCAGATCCTGTCTTTTCTATGCCGAATCAGTGCGAAATGAGGACGCATTTATCGGTCGCGCCTGTgattcaaattcgaaattcaagaTAGGTTCATGCAATTTCAATGGTTTATCGGTAATGGGTTACGCCACACCGACCACCAC aagGGGCAAGTTTTACCTTCAGACGAACTTTGCTTCCCCCTACGGTCTAGGCGTGGAGGGTACGACGTACGATGATTCGTCGAATCTACTAGTATCAACTATTCAAAGTCTGATGGAGGTGGCGGCATCCAAAGATTTGATCGAGGCTGTTTCTGTTCCCTCGACTCAACGATCATAG
- the LOC124303645 gene encoding pancreatic lipase-related protein 3-like isoform X2 — MLFHSLSSYNGCIANYQSVVMYRKKNALPRGGRSFTLKSKNGSDDLDTFTEVMVGNAADLLAKMDLNKSTVVFIFGWFGTTNWKNSQAVVTAYLERRDHNVLMLNWANIADKEYLYAARSIPGVGYTLATALNEWVTAGLNSSSIHLVGHSLGAHVCGYAGRYVNFTLPRIVGLEPAGPFFYTVLERLKPSDAEFVEVIHTDAGVLGMDLEVGHVDFYPNGGTSLQPGCLIAYTCSHVRSCLFYAESVRNEDAFIGRACDSNSKFKIGSCNFNGLSVMGYATPTTTRGKFYLQTNFASPYGLGVEGTTYDDSSNLLVSTIQSLMEVAASKDLIEAVSVPSTQRS, encoded by the exons ATGTTATTTCACAGTTTATCAAGCTACAACGGCTGCATTGCCAACTATCAGAGTGTGGTTATGTACAGA AAGAAGAACGCATTACCTCGAGGCGGCCGAAGCTTCACTCTAAAGTCCAAAAATGGAAG TGATGACCTCGACACGTTCACAGAGGTAATGGTGGGCAATGCTGCGGACTTGCTGGCCAAAATGGACTTGAACAAGTCGACCGTTGTGTTTATCTTCGGTTGGTTCGGAACTACAAATTGGAAAAACTCCCAAGCCGTAGTCACTG CATATCTCGAACGACGGGATCACAATGTTCTGATGTTAAACTGGGCGAACATCGCTGACAAAGAATACCTCTACGCTGCTCGAAGCATTCCTGGTGTCGGCTACACTTTGGCCACAGCCCTCAATGAGTGGGTGACGGCCGGTCTGAACTCGTCCTCTATTCACCTGGTAGGCCATTCGTTGGGAGCCCACGTCTGTGGGTATGCTGGACGATACGTGAATTTCACTCTGCCTCGAATCGTAG GGTTAGAACCCGCGGGACCATTTTTCTATACCGTCTTGGAGCGTCTGAAGCCCAGCGATGCTGAATTCGTCGAAGTTATCCATACGGATGCGGGAGTCCTTGGTATGGACTTGGAAGTGGGGCATGTCGACTTTTATCCCAATGGCGGTACCAGCTTACAGCCTGGATGTTTGATAGCTT ATACCTGCAGTCACGTCAGATCCTGTCTTTTCTATGCCGAATCAGTGCGAAATGAGGACGCATTTATCGGTCGCGCCTGTgattcaaattcgaaattcaagaTAGGTTCATGCAATTTCAATGGTTTATCGGTAATGGGTTACGCCACACCGACCACCAC aagGGGCAAGTTTTACCTTCAGACGAACTTTGCTTCCCCCTACGGTCTAGGCGTGGAGGGTACGACGTACGATGATTCGTCGAATCTACTAGTATCAACTATTCAAAGTCTGATGGAGGTGGCGGCATCCAAAGATTTGATCGAGGCTGTTTCTGTTCCCTCGACTCAACGATCATAG
- the LOC124303654 gene encoding lipase member H-B-like, which produces MMAGFAYFLFFGMALVNVASPTYTPCDSCTDRANSTQLENIELYIITSDAENTSVLIGAATDLVVKIDASKPTVLYFHGWTESSKSTSVQTIVAAYLKRADHNVLVLDYSEIAGEAWNYAYLSTEGVGYTVAIALDEMVAAGLDATTLNLVGHSLGAQVMGYIGKNVNFTIPKITGLDPAGPGFTETDSHLQASDADFVEIIHTEASYLGIDYSAGDVDFWPNGGSSQPGCSTTSELVQITCSHARSWAYFVESLSDEDAFLAIACDSYTEFEAGSCSSNTEEIMGYATPNTTAGNYMLQTNGDSPYGRGEEGTTYVE; this is translated from the exons ATGATGGCAGGATTCGCGTATTTCTTGTTCTTCGGAATGGCGCTGGTCAATGTCGCCAGTCCAACTTACACGCCTTGTGACTCTTGCA CTGATCGAGCGAATTCCACCCAATTGGAGAATATCGAGTTGTACATAATCACTAG TGATGCTGAGAACACGAGCGTACTGATTGGCGCTGCGACGGATTTAGTGGTCAAAATCGATGCCAGCAAACCGACCGTTCTCTATTTTCACGGATGGACCGAATCTTCGAAATCAACGAGTGTGCAGACTATAGTGGCAG CTTACTTGAAACGTGCCGACCACAACGTGCTGGTGCTAGACTATAGCGAAATAGCTGGAGAGGCTTGGAACTACGCATATTTAAGCACTGAGGGTGTCGGCTACACGGTGGCGATAGCTCTCGACGAAATGGTGGCAGCGGGGTTGGACGCGACGACTCTGAACCTGGTCGGTCACTCGTTGGGAGCACAAGTGATGGGGTACATTGGAAAGAACGTAAACTTCACCATTCCGAAAATCACAG GGCTGGATCCAGCTGGTCCCGGGTTCACGGAGACCGATTCTCACCTGCAAGCCAGCGACGCTGATTTTGTCGAGATCATACATACCGAGGCTTCGTATTTGGGCATTGACTACAGCGCGGGCGATGTCGACTTCTGGCCTAACGGCGGCTCTAGTCAACCAGGGTGCTCCACAACTTCCGAACTCGTGCAGA TTACCTGCAGTCACGCCAGATCATGGGCTTATTTTGTGGAGTCCTTGTCCGACGAGGACGCGTTCCTCGCCATTGCTTGTGACTCTTATACGGAATTCGAAGCCGGCTCATGTAGCTCCAACACGGAGGAGATAATGGGCTATGCGACACCGAACACAAC GGCCGGGAACTACATGCTTCAGACCAACGGCGACTCGCCCTACGGTCGAGGAGAAGAGGGTACTACGTATGTGGAGTAG
- the LOC124303645 gene encoding pancreatic lipase-related protein 3-like isoform X3 — protein sequence MYRKKNALPRGGRSFTLKSKNGSDDLDTFTEVMVGNAADLLAKMDLNKSTVVFIFGWFGTTNWKNSQAVVTAYLERRDHNVLMLNWANIADKEYLYAARSIPGVGYTLATALNEWVTAGLNSSSIHLVGHSLGAHVCGYAGRYVNFTLPRIVGLEPAGPFFYTVLERLKPSDAEFVEVIHTDAGVLGMDLEVGHVDFYPNGGTSLQPGCLIAYTCSHVRSCLFYAESVRNEDAFIGRACDSNSKFKIGSCNFNGLSVMGYATPTTTRGKFYLQTNFASPYGLGVEGTTYDDSSNLLVSTIQSLMEVAASKDLIEAVSVPSTQRS from the exons ATGTACAGA AAGAAGAACGCATTACCTCGAGGCGGCCGAAGCTTCACTCTAAAGTCCAAAAATGGAAG TGATGACCTCGACACGTTCACAGAGGTAATGGTGGGCAATGCTGCGGACTTGCTGGCCAAAATGGACTTGAACAAGTCGACCGTTGTGTTTATCTTCGGTTGGTTCGGAACTACAAATTGGAAAAACTCCCAAGCCGTAGTCACTG CATATCTCGAACGACGGGATCACAATGTTCTGATGTTAAACTGGGCGAACATCGCTGACAAAGAATACCTCTACGCTGCTCGAAGCATTCCTGGTGTCGGCTACACTTTGGCCACAGCCCTCAATGAGTGGGTGACGGCCGGTCTGAACTCGTCCTCTATTCACCTGGTAGGCCATTCGTTGGGAGCCCACGTCTGTGGGTATGCTGGACGATACGTGAATTTCACTCTGCCTCGAATCGTAG GGTTAGAACCCGCGGGACCATTTTTCTATACCGTCTTGGAGCGTCTGAAGCCCAGCGATGCTGAATTCGTCGAAGTTATCCATACGGATGCGGGAGTCCTTGGTATGGACTTGGAAGTGGGGCATGTCGACTTTTATCCCAATGGCGGTACCAGCTTACAGCCTGGATGTTTGATAGCTT ATACCTGCAGTCACGTCAGATCCTGTCTTTTCTATGCCGAATCAGTGCGAAATGAGGACGCATTTATCGGTCGCGCCTGTgattcaaattcgaaattcaagaTAGGTTCATGCAATTTCAATGGTTTATCGGTAATGGGTTACGCCACACCGACCACCAC aagGGGCAAGTTTTACCTTCAGACGAACTTTGCTTCCCCCTACGGTCTAGGCGTGGAGGGTACGACGTACGATGATTCGTCGAATCTACTAGTATCAACTATTCAAAGTCTGATGGAGGTGGCGGCATCCAAAGATTTGATCGAGGCTGTTTCTGTTCCCTCGACTCAACGATCATAG